A single window of Candidatus Poribacteria bacterium DNA harbors:
- a CDS encoding tetratricopeptide repeat protein: protein MTQRSVRYNSTHVYIGIVGGLLVLCSTVSLAAQQTDDEESAHYARGMRAMQLGLYDEAIDAFQRVLQLNPQNAEAHCELGAVYRLKEKTNDSIDAYLRALELTASPQTHGVAHLCLARIYHSQGRFIDAEKHGQLAVDLLPKIAEPFFRLADTYVQRGKLALAQQAYQRALALDANLAPVYQGLGKIAFLQNRLAEAVQYYRKALTLAPYHAETYYNLALVYRRLGQNSVEGVSNPDTLQNLVEAKNLMTSFQQVKTYNEQTNRYRRLLLEQPTALEPRMKLAEAHIEIGNREEAIRAYQIATALHPKTLPLYHNLGGLYMQAGQLTEAIAAFQQVLQLDDTDTEAYLHLGWLHARQRKFTDAQTYLQTAIQRDKDLIPAYYGLAEVYVQQHLFTEAIAVYQQLTVIRPNDVKAWVRLGVLQLKQQQVSDAISTFTQAIAVDGNSADAHNNLAWLYATQGEELERAVELAERAVELEANAARLDTLAYAYYRHGAYTKAKQAILRAINLEPNNTAYKERLSEIRQTMEDTKK from the coding sequence ATGACACAAAGATCGGTTCGCTATAATAGCACCCACGTCTATATAGGAATTGTAGGTGGCCTTCTTGTTCTCTGTTCTACGGTATCACTTGCTGCACAGCAAACCGATGACGAAGAATCCGCACATTATGCACGCGGGATGCGTGCAATGCAGTTAGGACTTTACGATGAAGCAATCGATGCCTTTCAGCGCGTTTTACAATTGAACCCACAAAATGCCGAAGCGCACTGTGAACTAGGAGCAGTTTATAGGCTCAAGGAAAAAACCAACGACTCCATTGACGCATATCTCCGCGCTTTGGAATTAACCGCTTCACCTCAAACGCACGGTGTTGCCCATCTCTGTTTGGCGCGGATTTACCATTCACAAGGCAGGTTCATAGACGCTGAAAAGCACGGGCAACTTGCCGTTGATCTACTCCCCAAAATTGCCGAACCCTTTTTCCGGCTTGCGGATACTTATGTCCAGAGAGGAAAGTTGGCGTTGGCACAGCAAGCCTACCAGCGTGCACTTGCATTGGATGCAAACCTCGCGCCAGTCTACCAAGGATTGGGTAAGATTGCCTTCCTACAGAACAGGTTAGCGGAAGCCGTGCAGTATTATCGGAAAGCCCTTACCCTGGCACCGTATCATGCTGAAACCTATTACAATCTTGCACTTGTTTATCGGCGTTTGGGACAAAATTCTGTAGAAGGAGTTTCTAACCCCGATACCTTACAGAATCTCGTGGAAGCAAAGAACCTGATGACATCTTTCCAACAGGTAAAAACCTATAACGAGCAAACAAACCGGTATCGCAGACTTTTACTGGAGCAACCAACTGCGCTTGAACCACGTATGAAACTGGCTGAAGCACATATTGAGATTGGAAACCGTGAGGAAGCGATTCGTGCCTATCAGATCGCAACTGCATTGCATCCCAAAACGCTTCCGCTCTACCACAATTTGGGTGGGCTTTACATGCAGGCAGGGCAATTGACGGAAGCAATCGCAGCTTTTCAACAGGTGCTTCAACTTGACGATACTGACACTGAGGCGTACCTTCACCTCGGTTGGCTCCACGCTCGTCAACGCAAATTCACCGATGCCCAGACTTACCTCCAAACCGCAATTCAACGAGATAAAGATTTAATCCCTGCCTACTATGGACTCGCGGAGGTTTACGTGCAACAGCACCTGTTTACCGAAGCGATTGCCGTTTACCAGCAATTGACAGTCATCCGTCCAAATGACGTAAAGGCGTGGGTGCGGCTGGGTGTACTTCAACTCAAACAGCAGCAGGTTTCGGATGCGATTTCCACCTTTACACAGGCGATCGCTGTGGATGGAAATTCTGCTGATGCGCATAACAATCTCGCGTGGCTTTATGCGACACAGGGTGAAGAACTGGAACGCGCCGTTGAATTGGCGGAACGCGCCGTTGAATTGGAGGCGAATGCCGCCCGCTTGGATACCCTTGCCTACGCATACTATCGCCACGGGGCATATACGAAAGCCAAGCAAGCTATCTTACGCGCAATCAACTTGGAACCGAACAATACTGCCTACAAAGAGCGTTTGAGCGAGATTCGACAAACGATGGAGGATACAAAAAAGTAA
- a CDS encoding CRTAC1 family protein, translated as MRSYLPFLFLICALLGSSVADSVTFVEVAEESGIRFTHTDGKSGKRLFNEQYGSGGGFFDYDNDGDIDIYLINTRPQKEQVDAALPTNVLYRNNGDGSFTDVTHVAGVGDTGYGVGATTGDYDNDGDIDLYLTNFGPNTLYRNNADGTFTDVAASAQVADTGWGTSCAFADFDNDGFLELYVSNYAKYTPDADKPCHRHDIPVYCGPSSYPPQPDLFYYNNGDGTFTNLTEQSGLLNVPAAHGLGVAVGDSDNDGDADIYVANDQDFNFLFQNRGDGTFEEIGLLSGVSCSDMGEAEAGMGVAFADYDNDGRLDITVSNFQNETNTLYHNEGDNFFIDATIPAGVAEHTHRYLGWGIGFFDYDNDGYKDIFVANGHTMDNIAEVDRSTTTPQQNLLFRNLGDGRFTDVTAQMGEGFALLKTSRAAAFGDYDNDGDIDILVTNWNQTADLLRNEGGNRNNWIQVKAVGTKSNRSAIGARIKVVAGELTQYAEVKSSGSYLAFSDFRVHFGLKDADNIDLLEIRWPSGVVDTATNLSVNQRFIAVEGEKIVSE; from the coding sequence ATGAGGTCCTATCTCCCCTTCCTTTTTTTGATATGTGCCCTCCTCGGATCGTCTGTAGCGGATTCTGTCACCTTCGTTGAAGTCGCTGAAGAATCTGGGATTCGCTTTACACATACTGACGGTAAGAGCGGCAAACGCCTTTTTAATGAGCAATACGGATCGGGCGGTGGTTTCTTCGATTACGATAACGACGGAGATATCGATATTTATCTTATCAATACCCGTCCGCAGAAAGAACAGGTGGACGCTGCACTACCTACGAATGTCCTCTACCGCAACAATGGTGATGGCTCATTTACAGATGTCACCCATGTCGCAGGCGTGGGTGATACCGGTTACGGTGTCGGTGCAACCACTGGCGATTATGATAACGACGGCGACATAGACCTCTATTTAACGAACTTTGGACCCAATACTCTCTATCGGAACAATGCAGATGGCACCTTCACAGATGTCGCAGCGTCTGCACAGGTCGCAGATACCGGATGGGGGACGAGTTGTGCCTTTGCTGACTTTGACAACGACGGGTTTCTTGAACTCTATGTGAGCAATTACGCCAAATACACCCCTGATGCAGATAAACCGTGTCATCGACACGACATTCCTGTCTATTGCGGTCCGAGTTCTTATCCACCCCAGCCAGATCTGTTTTATTATAACAATGGAGATGGCACTTTTACGAACCTAACCGAACAAAGCGGCTTGTTGAATGTACCTGCCGCACACGGTCTCGGTGTTGCTGTCGGAGACAGTGATAACGATGGTGACGCTGACATCTACGTCGCCAACGATCAGGATTTTAATTTCCTCTTCCAAAACCGTGGGGACGGCACCTTTGAAGAAATTGGATTGCTTTCTGGGGTTAGCTGCAGTGATATGGGAGAAGCGGAAGCGGGAATGGGAGTCGCCTTTGCAGACTACGATAACGACGGTAGATTGGATATCACGGTGAGCAACTTTCAGAATGAGACGAATACTCTCTATCACAATGAAGGCGACAATTTTTTCATTGATGCCACGATTCCTGCAGGCGTTGCTGAACACACGCATCGCTATCTCGGTTGGGGTATCGGCTTTTTTGATTACGATAACGACGGTTACAAGGATATATTCGTCGCGAACGGACATACAATGGACAACATCGCCGAGGTCGATCGGTCTACGACGACACCGCAGCAGAACCTACTCTTTCGGAATTTAGGCGATGGTCGCTTTACGGATGTCACAGCACAGATGGGAGAAGGCTTCGCATTGCTTAAGACGAGCCGCGCCGCTGCTTTCGGCGATTACGACAACGATGGCGACATCGATATCCTCGTCACAAACTGGAACCAAACCGCTGACCTTCTGAGGAACGAGGGTGGAAACCGAAATAACTGGATACAGGTGAAAGCGGTCGGCACAAAAAGCAACCGTTCTGCTATTGGCGCGCGCATCAAGGTTGTTGCCGGTGAACTCACACAATACGCAGAGGTAAAGAGTAGTGGAAGCTATCTCGCGTTCAGTGACTTTCGCGTTCACTTCGGACTGAAAGACGCTGACAACATTGATTTGTTGGAAATTCGTTGGCCCAGTGGAGTAGTTGACACTGCGACTAATCTTTCAGTGAACCAAAGGTTTATTGCGGTTGAAGGTGAAAAAATCGTCTCGGAATAG
- a CDS encoding LamG domain-containing protein, with the protein MVFSANSYAELEDGLVSVWNFDDGSANDSVGDNDGEFMNGASTADGRHGMALNLDNPENPATGENTGQYVEIPSAASLEKEDGVFSVSLWVNVREGGGRDHAAMFFKGDKVGWGDHFMVRMCTTSDTNMTWGSCWAGSEGWFATNDVYAVDEWVHVAYVVNGSEATAYVTSSVTDGTVVPPSGQSNPRSIETPLRTFPERPVEIGVGRQVGGNAGNDFWLDGMIDEVYFWERALSEDEVKELADGATVGATVNVEARGKLATTWAHIKK; encoded by the coding sequence ATGGTATTCAGTGCCAACAGTTACGCCGAGCTTGAAGATGGTCTCGTTTCTGTCTGGAACTTTGACGACGGGTCAGCGAATGATTCCGTCGGAGACAACGATGGCGAATTCATGAACGGTGCCAGCACTGCAGACGGTCGTCACGGGATGGCACTCAACCTTGACAATCCCGAGAATCCCGCGACCGGTGAAAACACCGGACAATATGTTGAAATCCCTTCCGCTGCAAGCCTTGAAAAAGAAGATGGGGTTTTCTCTGTCTCCTTGTGGGTTAACGTCAGGGAAGGCGGCGGCAGAGACCACGCCGCGATGTTCTTCAAAGGCGACAAGGTCGGTTGGGGCGATCACTTCATGGTGCGGATGTGTACGACAAGTGATACCAACATGACCTGGGGCAGCTGCTGGGCAGGCAGTGAAGGTTGGTTCGCTACCAACGATGTTTACGCAGTAGATGAATGGGTGCACGTCGCTTACGTTGTTAATGGTTCAGAAGCCACAGCGTATGTGACCTCATCTGTCACCGATGGTACTGTGGTCCCTCCCAGTGGACAGTCCAATCCAAGGTCAATTGAGACACCGCTTCGGACGTTCCCGGAGCGTCCGGTTGAAATCGGTGTTGGACGGCAAGTCGGTGGCAATGCAGGCAACGACTTCTGGCTTGATGGTATGATTGACGAGGTCTACTTTTGGGAACGTGCGCTTAGCGAAGACGAAGTCAAGGAACTCGCTGATGGTGCGACTGTTGGTGCGACCGTCAATGTGGAAGCACGAGGAAAACTCGCTACCACATGGGCGCACATCAAGAAATGA
- a CDS encoding VOC family protein, producing the protein MEDYYGIGEVFVKVANLERAAKFYRDLLGFEVVERNNRQLYIYLENGHLVLKEAGSSGHDAGGPMHFAFVTSTERINQLAEQFATLPYRTRGPFDFDDPRGKCRAFFIFDPDGNEIEFNDLYCPTD; encoded by the coding sequence ATGGAAGATTATTACGGCATTGGAGAGGTTTTCGTTAAAGTTGCAAACCTTGAGCGAGCAGCGAAGTTTTATCGGGATCTGCTCGGATTTGAGGTGGTGGAGCGGAACAATCGACAACTCTATATCTACTTGGAAAATGGACATCTTGTCCTCAAAGAAGCCGGAAGTTCAGGGCACGACGCGGGCGGTCCTATGCATTTCGCCTTTGTGACAAGCACCGAGCGGATTAACCAACTCGCTGAACAGTTCGCAACGCTACCTTATCGGACCCGTGGTCCTTTTGATTTTGACGACCCGCGCGGCAAGTGCCGGGCTTTCTTCATCTTTGATCCAGACGGAAATGAAATTGAGTTTAATGATCTTTACTGTCCAACCGATTAG
- a CDS encoding phytanoyl-CoA dioxygenase family protein, producing MLTHSEIDAFVENGYIIRKGALPETDIQIYRSAIDRILHKCRIERLHADHLRYIDGERDDIWGVNNIFHPSIREEALVDALAHPQILDVIEALIGERLRYHLCTLLVSSERKPYHINWHRDSAPDGEVPLETLLGRLRSHVQLNGALYDDETLYIVPGSHRRELTDAERAVIQQTPKAAMPNQLVVKLNAGDIVFYNSSLLHKGCNLTESKRQTLHYAVLTAPSENEPANPESPTSQEWLNDPSFLDSLPERLKPLFDNWLKYG from the coding sequence ATGCTAACCCATTCAGAAATTGACGCTTTTGTCGAAAACGGATACATCATTCGTAAGGGAGCACTCCCCGAAACAGACATTCAAATCTACCGAAGTGCTATTGATCGGATACTCCATAAGTGCCGTATTGAAAGGCTACACGCCGATCACCTACGCTACATAGATGGCGAACGCGACGACATTTGGGGTGTCAATAACATTTTCCACCCAAGCATTCGTGAGGAAGCACTTGTGGACGCGCTTGCGCACCCGCAGATATTAGATGTTATTGAAGCACTTATTGGGGAAAGATTAAGGTATCACCTCTGTACCCTTCTTGTGAGTTCCGAGCGGAAACCGTATCACATTAACTGGCACCGAGATTCAGCACCGGACGGAGAAGTGCCTCTTGAAACCCTTCTTGGTCGACTCAGAAGCCACGTGCAGCTCAACGGTGCCCTCTATGACGATGAGACGCTTTACATCGTGCCGGGGAGCCATAGACGTGAACTCACTGATGCAGAACGCGCAGTCATACAGCAAACGCCAAAGGCGGCGATGCCGAATCAACTGGTCGTCAAACTAAACGCTGGCGATATCGTCTTTTACAATTCGAGTCTGCTCCACAAAGGCTGCAACCTTACGGAGTCAAAACGGCAGACGCTCCACTATGCCGTTCTCACTGCTCCATCGGAAAACGAACCTGCAAACCCAGAGAGTCCAACCAGCCAAGAATGGCTCAATGACCCCTCCTTTCTGGACAGTCTTCCCGAGCGACTCAAACCGCTTTTTGACAATTGGCTGAAATATGGATAG
- a CDS encoding class I SAM-dependent methyltransferase, producing the protein MLASEAPRSDSVETDLLLWWEDFYLPVFEYVLPKMGTLEGKRILELGTGTGGTATLLAKRGASVVGIDLLPFRLAEAQARATEHNVAEEVNFALMDAMHLAFPDNTFDFIISKSVLVFTEHSHIAKECYRVLKPGGKAIFMENMRYHPAVWLYRKMFLKYSGKLRYFSMRDIETVGAEFEQLEHREFHLTAVSALFWQKCITIPLFYRWTLRVFKAIDTSLLKRLSFLKRFCWITAMICHKV; encoded by the coding sequence TTGCTGGCATCTGAGGCACCGCGTTCCGATAGTGTTGAAACAGACCTTCTGCTCTGGTGGGAAGATTTCTATCTCCCTGTTTTCGAGTACGTCCTTCCGAAAATGGGGACCTTGGAAGGGAAAAGGATCCTTGAACTCGGCACCGGCACAGGCGGGACCGCAACACTACTGGCGAAACGCGGTGCTTCTGTTGTTGGAATAGACTTACTACCTTTTCGACTCGCTGAAGCACAAGCGCGAGCCACGGAACACAACGTTGCTGAGGAAGTTAATTTTGCACTGATGGACGCGATGCACCTCGCCTTTCCGGACAATACCTTTGATTTTATTATCTCCAAATCTGTACTGGTTTTTACAGAACATAGCCACATTGCGAAAGAGTGCTATCGTGTTCTCAAGCCGGGGGGTAAGGCGATCTTCATGGAAAACATGCGCTACCACCCAGCGGTGTGGCTGTATCGAAAAATGTTTCTTAAGTATTCTGGCAAGCTGCGTTATTTTTCAATGCGGGACATTGAAACAGTCGGTGCTGAATTTGAGCAGTTAGAGCATCGTGAATTTCATCTCACTGCGGTGAGTGCACTGTTCTGGCAGAAATGTATTACCATTCCACTGTTCTATAGGTGGACCCTCCGCGTTTTCAAAGCGATTGACACATCTCTCCTCAAACGTCTTTCATTCCTCAAGAGGTTCTGTTGGATTACCGCGATGATTTGCCATAAAGTGTAG
- a CDS encoding sugar phosphate isomerase/epimerase, with protein sequence MSDRIPIALQLYSVRDDCAGDLSLTLQAVAQMGYDGVEFAGYYDRTAEELRGMCDDLGLKVAGTHTGINTLLGDELPKTVEFNQNLGNPYLIVPGLPGEYQGSRQAWLDTSEVFNGIAEKIADQGMFTGYHNHTGEFTPMDGEIPWDIFGSNTRDDVVMQIDIGHALRAGADPVSFIERYPGRSKVVHLKEYSATNDKANVGEGEIPWDAVFRACETVGGTEWYIVEQESYAYPPIECAERCIENLRKMGKI encoded by the coding sequence ATGAGCGATAGAATCCCGATCGCATTACAACTGTATTCCGTCAGAGACGATTGTGCTGGTGACTTATCTTTGACGCTCCAAGCTGTCGCACAGATGGGTTATGATGGTGTTGAGTTTGCTGGTTACTATGACCGGACTGCCGAAGAATTACGCGGGATGTGCGATGACCTTGGATTGAAAGTTGCTGGGACACATACAGGGATAAACACACTTCTCGGTGATGAACTCCCTAAGACGGTTGAGTTCAATCAGAACCTCGGCAACCCGTATCTGATTGTACCTGGATTACCCGGAGAATACCAAGGTTCTCGGCAAGCATGGCTCGATACATCAGAAGTTTTCAATGGCATTGCTGAAAAAATCGCTGACCAGGGGATGTTCACCGGTTATCACAACCACACGGGTGAATTTACACCCATGGATGGCGAGATACCATGGGATATATTCGGCAGTAACACCCGCGATGATGTCGTGATGCAAATTGACATCGGTCATGCCCTTCGCGCCGGTGCCGATCCTGTATCTTTTATTGAACGCTACCCCGGTAGATCCAAAGTGGTGCATCTTAAAGAGTATTCCGCCACGAATGACAAAGCAAACGTAGGTGAAGGCGAAATTCCGTGGGACGCTGTGTTCCGTGCCTGTGAAACCGTCGGTGGCACCGAATGGTACATCGTTGAGCAGGAAAGTTACGCCTATCCGCCGATTGAGTGTGCTGAGCGTTGCATTGAAAATCTACGAAAGATGGGGAAAATTTAG
- a CDS encoding Gfo/Idh/MocA family oxidoreductase, whose translation MAKTYRIGFASLVHDHVWGELGHWQAHPNVEIVAAGDVNAELRSQFSSETGVENVYNSWQEMLENEELDILQASAENNAGVDIVEAAAAKGIHVVSEKPMAARLSQADRMLAAAENAGTLLMVNWPTAWSPALNTAMDLIKDGAIGDVFYFKWRSAHNGPKEIGCSRYFYEWLYDEEKNGAGALMDYCCYCADMCAYLLGTPQQVTAFRGTFVKDYPIPDDNAVIVMKYGNAFGITEASWTQKVGYVTPNPVVYGTEGALMVSGNEVHLHPAGSDAEVITPEPLPEGRRNAAEYFIHCLETGEPIEGLCSPKVSRDAQEILEAGLVSADSGQVVNLPMA comes from the coding sequence ATGGCAAAAACGTATCGAATTGGCTTCGCATCTCTTGTGCATGATCATGTCTGGGGTGAACTTGGCCACTGGCAGGCACATCCAAACGTTGAAATTGTCGCTGCAGGTGATGTCAATGCGGAATTACGCTCTCAGTTCAGTTCAGAAACCGGTGTTGAAAATGTTTATAATTCTTGGCAAGAAATGCTGGAAAATGAGGAATTAGACATCCTCCAAGCATCAGCCGAGAACAACGCTGGTGTTGATATTGTTGAAGCTGCAGCGGCAAAGGGTATCCACGTCGTTTCAGAAAAACCGATGGCGGCGCGTCTCTCCCAAGCGGATCGGATGCTTGCTGCTGCCGAGAACGCTGGCACCTTGTTGATGGTGAACTGGCCCACTGCATGGAGTCCAGCACTCAACACCGCAATGGATCTTATCAAAGACGGTGCTATCGGTGATGTCTTCTACTTCAAATGGCGTTCTGCACACAACGGACCGAAGGAAATCGGATGCTCCCGCTACTTCTATGAATGGCTCTATGACGAAGAGAAAAACGGTGCTGGTGCGTTGATGGATTACTGCTGTTATTGTGCCGATATGTGTGCTTACCTCCTTGGCACGCCGCAGCAAGTGACCGCCTTCCGCGGCACCTTCGTCAAAGACTACCCAATTCCCGACGATAACGCTGTCATTGTCATGAAATACGGCAATGCCTTCGGGATTACGGAAGCGTCTTGGACACAGAAAGTCGGTTATGTCACACCGAATCCTGTGGTTTATGGCACTGAGGGCGCGCTGATGGTTAGTGGAAACGAAGTACACCTGCATCCGGCAGGTAGCGATGCCGAAGTGATAACACCTGAACCACTTCCAGAGGGCAGACGTAACGCCGCAGAATACTTCATTCACTGCTTAGAGACAGGCGAACCCATTGAAGGCTTGTGCAGCCCCAAAGTGAGTCGGGATGCCCAAGAAATCCTCGAAGCCGGTTTGGTGTCAGCAGATAGTGGGCAGGTTGTCAACTTGCCGATGGCGTAA
- a CDS encoding RNA-guided endonuclease TnpB family protein produces MKTYKYEFSHQSNIILLGNLIDDMHSVHLHLLRLQRRYYRIYGKYASLSRILKHIKKLKQTTKPHWNQLPSQMLQDVAIRIDLGYQRFFDNIKARRAGETKRKVGRPKIKPPHKYKSVTFTQAGYKIEDNRLTINCLDKSFTFWKHRKWAGHIKKVTIKRDNVGDYYLYLTCEDSKPSKKLPLTGSEAGVDFGCKTFLTLSDGIKIASPQFYKQGLNAVRSANKLLSRKKYLSNGWYRSKRRLSRIHKKIANQRRDWFFKLALRLVRKYDKIVIETLNLEGMKRLWGRKISDIAFGEFALILKWTCAKYGKTLVKAGRWTPTTKPCSDCGHHNENLTLSDRQWTCPECGSHHDRDVNAAINILQAGVPA; encoded by the coding sequence GTGAAAACCTACAAATACGAGTTCTCTCACCAGTCGAATATAATCCTGCTTGGCAATCTGATAGACGATATGCATAGTGTGCATTTGCATTTGCTACGCTTGCAGCGTCGTTATTATCGTATTTATGGTAAGTATGCTTCACTTTCTCGTATCCTGAAACATATAAAGAAGTTGAAGCAGACGACGAAACCGCATTGGAATCAACTACCTTCGCAAATGCTCCAAGATGTTGCTATTCGCATTGATTTAGGGTATCAGCGTTTCTTTGATAATATCAAAGCGCGTAGAGCAGGTGAAACGAAACGTAAAGTGGGTAGACCGAAAATCAAGCCACCCCATAAATATAAGTCTGTGACTTTCACACAAGCGGGGTATAAAATAGAGGATAATCGGTTGACAATCAACTGTCTTGATAAGTCCTTCACCTTTTGGAAACACCGTAAGTGGGCTGGACATATCAAAAAGGTCACAATCAAGCGTGATAACGTAGGCGACTACTATTTGTATCTCACTTGTGAGGATTCTAAACCTTCCAAGAAACTCCCATTGACCGGTAGCGAGGCAGGGGTAGATTTCGGTTGTAAAACATTCCTCACCCTTTCGGACGGTATCAAGATAGCGTCGCCACAATTCTACAAGCAAGGTCTCAACGCAGTTCGTTCGGCAAACAAGTTGCTTTCGCGAAAGAAGTATTTGTCTAATGGCTGGTATCGCTCGAAGCGACGCCTCTCACGTATCCACAAAAAGATTGCCAACCAGAGACGCGATTGGTTCTTCAAATTGGCACTTCGTCTTGTGCGAAAATACGATAAGATTGTTATAGAAACCCTCAATCTTGAAGGTATGAAACGCCTGTGGGGACGCAAAATCTCTGATATTGCCTTCGGTGAGTTTGCCTTGATACTCAAGTGGACATGTGCGAAATATGGCAAAACACTCGTCAAAGCAGGTCGCTGGACCCCTACGACAAAGCCTTGTTCGGATTGTGGACATCACAACGAAAATCTAACGCTTTCAGATAGGCAGTGGACATGTCCTGAATGTGGTTCGCATCACGATAGAGATGTAAACGCTGCGATAAACATTTTGCAGGCTGGGGTACCCGCGTAG
- a CDS encoding zinc-binding dehydrogenase, whose translation MSRTGRAVVAYGKDFEIREYPVPEPEPNTVLLRQELAGICGTDLHNWQNGFQQEVLLGHENVGIIEALGEGVETDYVGKPVKEGDRVIFAPGTNYGAYGFQWNPDEAPHFRGGFADYMYLNYPNTCFMKTDASPEVAVLTEPFTVGVHAAMRGEIKLGDTVVVQGSGAIGLVTLACAKLSGAAKVIMVGGPAGRLELAKRLGADVTIDIEEVTSPEERTELVMAETPRKEGADVVFECAGFLPATPEGLGYTRRSGTFVEVGHFVDMGSIDFNINQLLMRKNLRVEAIWGSSYEHFVRGLPLLEQSGLPFADMISHQLPLSQVANGFHALNGDYRIKGETAIKIAVRAEE comes from the coding sequence ATGAGTCGGACAGGGAGAGCCGTGGTCGCGTACGGCAAAGATTTTGAGATTCGTGAATACCCGGTCCCCGAACCTGAACCGAATACAGTGCTACTTCGTCAGGAACTTGCAGGTATCTGTGGGACAGACCTGCATAACTGGCAAAACGGTTTCCAACAGGAAGTACTGTTGGGACATGAAAACGTTGGTATCATTGAGGCACTCGGTGAAGGTGTGGAAACCGATTATGTAGGTAAACCGGTGAAAGAAGGCGACAGGGTTATTTTCGCACCCGGAACAAACTACGGTGCTTACGGCTTCCAATGGAACCCAGACGAGGCACCACACTTTCGCGGTGGGTTCGCGGATTATATGTATCTCAACTATCCGAATACCTGCTTTATGAAAACCGACGCTTCTCCTGAGGTAGCAGTGCTAACGGAGCCTTTCACGGTTGGTGTTCATGCCGCAATGCGGGGTGAAATAAAACTCGGTGACACCGTCGTTGTGCAGGGTTCCGGTGCTATCGGGCTTGTGACGCTGGCATGCGCGAAATTGAGCGGTGCTGCGAAGGTGATTATGGTGGGTGGGCCCGCCGGACGACTGGAACTCGCCAAACGGCTCGGTGCGGACGTAACAATTGATATTGAAGAAGTCACCTCTCCCGAAGAGCGGACGGAACTTGTGATGGCGGAAACCCCGCGCAAAGAGGGCGCGGACGTTGTCTTTGAATGTGCGGGTTTTCTCCCCGCTACACCAGAAGGATTGGGGTACACCCGACGCAGCGGCACCTTTGTTGAAGTCGGTCACTTTGTGGATATGGGTTCAATCGACTTCAACATTAACCAATTGTTGATGCGCAAAAACCTTCGCGTCGAGGCGATTTGGGGAAGTAGTTATGAACACTTCGTTCGCGGCTTGCCTCTCCTTGAACAGAGTGGGCTGCCCTTTGCCGACATGATTAGTCATCAGCTGCCACTCTCACAGGTTGCAAATGGTTTTCACGCACTCAATGGCGACTACCGTATTAAGGGTGAAACAGCCATTAAAATTGCGGTTCGAGCTGAAGAATAG